Sequence from the Corallococcus sp. EGB genome:
CAGGCCACCGCGACGGAGGCAGACGCCTTGATCATGCTGTCGTTCAAGGCATCACCTCCTTTCTTGCGGCAGCAGAGATAATGCGCGTCTTCATTTCGCGCCATGGAACCCGAGGGGTGGGCGGGCTCGGCCAGGGAACGAGCGTTCAGGCGGCGACGACCTGGCGCTCCACGAGGCGGCGGTACAGGCCGTCCTGCGTCATGAGGGTGGCGTGGGTGCCGCTCTGCACCACGCGGCCGTGCTCCATCACCAGCACGCGCTGGGCGTTGGCCACGGTGGACAGGCGGTGGGCGATGATGAGCGTGGTGCGGCCCTGCATCAGCCGGTCCAGGGCGTCCTTCACCAGGTGCTCGCTCTCTGAATCCAGGGCGGAGGTGGCCTCGTCCAGGATGAGGATGCGCGGATCCTTGAGCACGGCCCGCGCGATGGCCACGCGCTGCTTCTGGCCGCCGGACAGCTGCACGCCGCGCTCGCCCACCTCCGTGCGGTAGCCGTCCGGGAAGCGCTGGATGAAGTCGTGCGCGTTGGCGGCCCGGGCGGCGGCTTCGATCTCCGCGTCGGTGGCGTCCGGGCGGCCGTAGCGGATGTTGTCCGCGATGGAGCAGGAGAAGAGCAGGGGCTCCTGGGCGACCATGCCCACGTGGCGCCTGAGCCAGCTGGGGTCCAGGGACTTCAGGGGGCGGCCGTCCAGGAGCAGCTGGCCCTGGAGCGGATCATAGAAACGGGAGAGGAGCGCGGCGAGGGTGGACTTGCCGGCGCCGGAGGAGCCCACCACGGCGACGACCTCGCCGGCGTTGACGGTGAGGTCGATGCCCTGGAGCACCGGCACGTCCGGGCGGGTGGGGTAGGCGAAGTGCACGCCGCGCAGCTCCACGCTGCCTTCGACGGTGGCGGGGCGCTCGCCCTCGTTGACGGGGATGGCGGGCGCGCGGTCCATCAGCTCGAAGACGCGCTCGGCGGCGCCGGAGGCGCGCATGAAGTCCGCCCAGAGGTCCGCCAGGGAGCCCAGGGAGACGGCCACGAGCATCGTGTAGATGAGGAACGAGGTGAGCGCGCCCACGGAGAGCTCGCCGTTCACCACCAGCCGGCCGCCGTACCAGAACACCACCACCGCGGCGATGTAGCCCGCGCTGGAGGCGCCTCCCATGAAGGCGGCGGACTGACGCGCGCGGTGGCGGGCGACCTCGTAGGCGTTGCGCACGGTGTTTCCGTAGCGCGCGACCTCCGACGCCTCCGCGGCGAAGGAGCGCACGGTGCGCATGCCGGACAGGCTCTCCTCGGCGACCTCGCTGGCCTTGGCGAGCGCGTCCTGCACGTTGCGCGACAGCCCGCGCACGCGCCGGCCGTAGACCATGCCGCCCACGGCGACGAGCGGGACGATGGCGAGCATCAGGAAGGTGAGCGACGCCGAGGTGTAGAAGAGCAGCACGATGCCGCCCAGGGCCTGCACGGCGTTGCGCAGCCCCTGGGAGATGTTCACGCTCACCGTGTTCTGGAGCACGGTGGTGTCGGAGGCGAGCCGGCTGGTGAGCTCTCCGGTGCGGTGCGTGTCGAAGAAGGCCACCTCCTGGTTCATCAGGCTCCGGAAGAAGTCATGGCGCAGGCGCATGACCACGCGCTCGCCGGCGTTGGCGAACAGATAGAAGCGCAGGGCGGTGGCCACGCCCTGGACCAGGAACACGGCCAGCATGACGAGCGCGGCCTTGTCGATGAGGGCGCGGTTCTTCGCGTTGAGGGCCTCGTCGATGAGGATGCGGACGCCCTGGGGGTAGACCAGGCTCGCGGCGCTGCTGATGAACAGGAAGAGGGTGGCGACCAGCAGCGTGCCCAGCTCGGGGCGGGCGAGCGCCATCAGGCGGCGCAGGGTGACCCTGGAGGGGCGTGGAGGTGTTGGAGCGGTGACGGAGGGAGGCACCGGCGGAGCGTACCGGACTGTCGGGGGACGTGCAGCCCGGACGGCGTCCGCAGGGCCGGGATGCAGGCGGGAGGCCTGGGTGCTATTCCAGGGCCGTTCCACGCGAGGAGGGGCCATGGAGAAGCGCGTCTTTGGCAACACCGGGGTGGCGGTGCCCGTCATCGGACAGGGCACCTGGCAGATGGAGGACGACGACGCGAAGGCCGTCATCCAGGCCCTGCGCGCCGGGCTGGACCTGGGGCTCACCCACCTGGACACCGCGGAGCTCTACGGGCACGGGCGGGTGGAGGAGGAGCTGGTGGCGAAGGCCATCGAGGGCCGGCGCGACGAGGTGTTCCTCGTGTCCAAGGTGATGCCCTCCAACGCGACGCGGAAGGGCACGGTGGCCGCCTGTGAGCGCAGCCTGAAGCGGCTCGGCACGGACCGGTTGGATTGCTACCTGTTGCACTGGCCCGGTTCGCACCCGCTGGAGGGCACGGTGGCGGCCTTCGAGGAGCTGGTGGAGGCGGGGAAGATCCGCTCCTGGGGCGTGAGCAACTTCGGGGTGGAGGACCTGGAGGAGGTGCTGGCCCTCGCGGGCAGGGGGCGCATCGCGTGCAACCAGGTGCTGTACCACCTGGAGGAGCGCGCCATCGAGCACGAGGTCCTCCCGTGGTGCGAGTCACAGGGCGTCGCGGTGGTGGCCTACAGTCCGTTCGGCAACGGCCGGTTCCCGTCACCGACCAGCGCGGGCGGCAGGGTGCTGGCGTCCATCGCGAAGGCGCATGGCGTGACGCCCTTCCAGGTGGCGCTCCAGTTCCTCGTGCGCCGGCCGGCGGTGTTCGCCATCCCGAAGGCGAGCGACGTGGCGCACGTGCGCGACAACGCGGGCGCGGCCTCGCTGAAGCTCACGAAGGAGGAGCTCCAGCGCATCGACGCGGCCTTCCCCAGGGGCGACGCGCCGGACGAGCTGCCGGTGATTTGAGCGCGGTCAGCCGCGCTGGCGCAGCACGGCCTCCACGCGGGCCACGTCCTCCGGCACGTCCACCGCCACGGTGCGCCAGGACACGCTCGCGCAGCGGATCCGCAGGCCGTGCTCCAGGGCGCGCAGCTGCTCCAGCTTCTCCGCCTCCTCCAGCGGGGTGGGGCTGAGCGAGGCGAGCTGGAGCAGCGTGTCGCGCCGGTAGCCGTAGAGGCCCAGGTGGGCCCAGCGGCGCACGGGGGCGCCGGCGTCGCGCGCGTGCGGCACCGCGGCGCGGCTGAAGTAGAGCGCGTCGCCGTTGAGGGCGAGCACGGCCTTCACCACATGGGGGTTCTCCACCTCCTCCGGGTCCAGGGGGCGCACCAGTGTCCCCATGTGGACGGACGCGTCCTGGAAGAGGTCCGCGAGCACCTTGAGCGCGGCGGGGTCCACGAG
This genomic interval carries:
- the kdsB gene encoding 3-deoxy-manno-octulosonate cytidylyltransferase; translation: MPASRTVAVIPARHASTRFPGKPLALIAGRPMVEHVWRRCQEARAFDEVWVATDDARIRDVVEGFGGKAVMTSPACPTGTDRIAEVARARPDVGVWVNVQGDEPLVDPAALKVLADLFQDASVHMGTLVRPLDPEEVENPHVVKAVLALNGDALYFSRAAVPHARDAGAPVRRWAHLGLYGYRRDTLLQLASLSPTPLEEAEKLEQLRALEHGLRIRCASVSWRTVAVDVPEDVARVEAVLRQRG
- a CDS encoding aldo/keto reductase, producing the protein MEKRVFGNTGVAVPVIGQGTWQMEDDDAKAVIQALRAGLDLGLTHLDTAELYGHGRVEEELVAKAIEGRRDEVFLVSKVMPSNATRKGTVAACERSLKRLGTDRLDCYLLHWPGSHPLEGTVAAFEELVEAGKIRSWGVSNFGVEDLEEVLALAGRGRIACNQVLYHLEERAIEHEVLPWCESQGVAVVAYSPFGNGRFPSPTSAGGRVLASIAKAHGVTPFQVALQFLVRRPAVFAIPKASDVAHVRDNAGAASLKLTKEELQRIDAAFPRGDAPDELPVI
- a CDS encoding ABC transporter ATP-binding protein; translated protein: MALARPELGTLLVATLFLFISSAASLVYPQGVRILIDEALNAKNRALIDKAALVMLAVFLVQGVATALRFYLFANAGERVVMRLRHDFFRSLMNQEVAFFDTHRTGELTSRLASDTTVLQNTVSVNISQGLRNAVQALGGIVLLFYTSASLTFLMLAIVPLVAVGGMVYGRRVRGLSRNVQDALAKASEVAEESLSGMRTVRSFAAEASEVARYGNTVRNAYEVARHRARQSAAFMGGASSAGYIAAVVVFWYGGRLVVNGELSVGALTSFLIYTMLVAVSLGSLADLWADFMRASGAAERVFELMDRAPAIPVNEGERPATVEGSVELRGVHFAYPTRPDVPVLQGIDLTVNAGEVVAVVGSSGAGKSTLAALLSRFYDPLQGQLLLDGRPLKSLDPSWLRRHVGMVAQEPLLFSCSIADNIRYGRPDATDAEIEAAARAANAHDFIQRFPDGYRTEVGERGVQLSGGQKQRVAIARAVLKDPRILILDEATSALDSESEHLVKDALDRLMQGRTTLIIAHRLSTVANAQRVLVMEHGRVVQSGTHATLMTQDGLYRRLVERQVVAA